The genomic interval CCGTTGCTGTAATCCAGAGTATCGCCGGTTAGCGAGGTGCGGAACGTGCCCCAATTCGCCTCGTGCTGATATGCCAATCCCGCCATCAATGTTCCCCGACGACGGTCAAGTTGCTGCAAACGGCTGTCGCTGCTATCCCCGGGTTTGAAACCGAGTGGCGAATAACGAGCGGTCAACGATAGCTTGTCCTGCTCATCGCGCCATAGGTAATAACCACCTTCCAGACCACGAAAGTACACATACTGGCTGTCATAATTAAGCAGCGGAAATGGATAGACGTGGCCATTATCGCCGCGATAAACCGATGTTTGCCCTATAACCCCCGCCCCTAGTGCGATCTCGTCCGCAAAAGCCGCAGACATGCCTGTCGTTCCGGTGGCCACAGCCGTTAGAAAAAGTAATGAATACTGTTTCACGATTTCTGCTCCTGTTCAGTGTTGCGTCGTATTGCGTTGACACCGAGCCATGCCTGGTGCGAGTGCCGGAGTCATACCCAAGTCACATTAATACGAAATATACCTACGTTATAACGATTTTATCTTCCGCCGATAACGCCTTTATCGGCGCGACCCACAAGCATATCGCACCAGATTACGCGCCGGGTTTGCAAAGTGAGTCCTTGAAATATCTTAAAAATACGTTGTAAGAATGGAGGAAATTTTATGGATGCAAACTACGCTTTAACCTAAGGGGATGGCTGACCACTGAATCCAGCGCAGATGAACGGTTGATAACAAATCCCGATACCACAAGTTGGCATAAGGGTTGCTGTATTCAGAGGGAAGTGCTTCTTCCGGGAGAGCATCCATTACACGGGCAGTACACATACCATTCGCTCTCTAACTCTGTGTTAATCGACGAAGGACGGGCATCGTTATGAACATATTTGATCATTACCGTCAGCGTTACGACGCTGCCAAGGATGAAGAATTCACCTTGCAGGAGTTCCTTACCATCTGCCAGCAGGATCGTAGCGCTTACGTGAATGCCGCAGAGCGGTTGTTGATGGCTATCGGTGAGCCCATTATGGTGGACACTGCCCAGGAACCGCGTCTGTCTCGGTTATTTTCCAACCGGGTAATCGCCCGCTACCCTGCGTTTGAAGAGTTTTACGGAATGGAGGAGGCTATCGAGCAGATCGTGTCCTACCTGAAGCACGCGGCGCAGGGGCTTGAAGAAAAGAAACAGATTCTTTATCTGCTGGGGCCGGTGGGCGGCGGCAAGTCCTCATTGGCCGAGCGCCTTAAAGCGTTGATGCAACGGGTGCCGATTTATGTGCTGAGCGCCAATGGCGAGCGCAGCCCTGTGAATGACCATCCGTTCAGCCTGTTCAACCCTCAGGAAGATGCCTCCATTCTGGAAAAAGAATATGGCGTTCCCCGCCGTTACCTCGGCACGATCATGTCGCCCTGGGCCGCCAAGCGACTGCAGGAGTTTGGCGGCGATATTACCAAGTTCCGCGTCGTCAAAGTCTGGCCGTCGATTCTGGCTCAACTGGCCATCGCCAAAACCGAGCCCGGCGACGAAAACAATCAGGATATTTCTGCGCTGGTCGGCAAAGTCGATATTCGAAAATTGGAACATTTTGCACAAAACGATCCCGATGCCTACGGATACTCCGGCGCGTTGTGCCGGGCCAACCAGGGCATTATGGAATTCGTGGAAATGTTCAAGGCACCGATCAAAGTGCTTCATCCGTTGCTGACCGCCACACAGGAAGGGAACTATAACGGCACCGAAGGCATCGCTGCCCTGCCATTCAATGGCATCATCCTCGCCCACTCCAACGAATCGGAATGGGTGCAATTCCGTAACAACAAAAACAACGAGGCCTTCCTCGACCGTGTCTATATCGTCAAGGTGCCTTACTGCCTGCGCGTGTCCGAAGAAGTCAAAATCTACGATAAGCTGCTGACAAACAGCGAATTGTGCCGTGCGCCCTGCGCTCCCGGAACGTTAGAAACGCTGGCGCGTTTCTCTATTCTTTCGCGGTTGAAAGAACCGGAAAACTCCAGCATCTATTCGAAGATGCGGGTTTATGACGGCGAAAGCCTCAAGGACACCGACCCGAAAGCGAAGTCCTATCAGGAATATCGCGACTATGCCGGCGTTGACGAAGGCATGAAAGGGCTTTCTACCCGGTTTGCCTTCAAAATTCTGTCGCGTGTTTTCAACTTTGATCACGGCGAGGTGGCAGCCAACCCGGTACATCTGTTCTACGTGCTGGAACAGCAAATCGAGCGCGAGCAATTTCCGCAGGACGTGTCAGAGAAATATCTGGAGCATCTGAAAGGGTATCTGATTCCCAAGTATGCGGAATTTATCGGTAAAGAAATTCAAACTGCCTATCTGGAATCCTATTCCGAGTACGGACAGAATATTTTCGACCGTTACGTTACCTACGCCGACTTCTGGATTCAGGATCAGGAGTACCGCGATCCGGATACCGGTCAACTTTTTGACCGCGAGTCACTGAACGCTGAACTGGAGAAAATTGAAAAACCGGCGGGCATCAGCAACCCGAAAGATTTCCGTAACGAGATTGTCAATTTCGTGCTGCGCGCTCGGGCTAACAATAACGGCCGCAATCCGAACTGGACCAGCTACGAAAAACTGCGCACGGTCATTGAGAAGAAAATGTTCTCAAACACCGAAGAATTGCTGCCGGTGATTTCGTTTAATACCAAGACGTCAACGGAAGAACAGAAGAAACACGACGACTTTGTTGATCGCATGATGGAAAAAGGCTACACCCGCAAACAGGTGCGCTTGCTCTGCGAGTGGTATCTGCGCGTGAGGAAGTCGTCCTGATGCAACACATCGGCAGACAACGTCGTTTGGGGGAAACATGGCCTATTTCATTGATCGGCGATTAAACGGTAAAAACAAAAGCGCGGTGAACCGCCAGCGCTTTTTGCGCCGGTATAAATCGCAGATAAAACAATCGATTGCCGAGGCCATCAACAAGCGTTCGGTAACCGATGTGGATAACGGGGAATCGATTTCGATCCCCAATTCGGATATCAGTGAGCCGATGTTCCATCAAGGCCGTGGCGGCGTGCGTCACCGGGTTCACCCCGGTAACGATCATTTTGTACAAAACGACAAAATTGAGCGGCCACAAGGCGGCGGTGGCGGAGGAGGTTCAGGCCAGGGGGATGCCGGTCAGGATGGCGAGGGACAGGATGAGTTCGTCTTTCAGATTTCGAAGGATGAATACCTTGACCTGCTGTTTGAAGATCTGGCGCTGCCGAACCTGAAAAAAACCGAGCACCGTCAATTGAATGAATACAAAACACATCGTTCGGGATACACCTCTAACGGGGTTCCCGCCAATATCAGTGTGGTGCGTTCGTTGCAAAACTCGTTGGCTCGCCGCATGGCCATGACCGCAGGGAAGCGGCACGAACTGCATCATCTGGAAGAAGAACTGGTACAGCTGGAAAATACAGAACCAGCCCAGCTGCTTGAAGAGGAGCGCATCCGGCAGGAAATTACCGAATTACGCCAACGTATCGCCAGCGTGCCGTTCATTGATACCTTTGATCTTCGTTATAAAAATTATGAACGTAGACCTGAACCATCCAGCCAGGCCGTTATGTTCTGTCTGATGGATGTGTCCGGCTCAATGGATCAGGCAACGAAGGATATCGCCAAACGTTTCTATATCCTGCTGTACCTGTTCCTGAGCCGTACCTACAAAAATGTGGAGGTGGTGTACATTCGCCACCATACGCAAGCAAAAGAAGTAGATGAACAGGAGTTTTTCTACTCACAAGAAACCGGCGGAACCATCGTATCCAGCGCCTTAAAACTGATGGAGGAGGTAATTAAAGAGCGCTATGACCCCACGCAATGGAATATTTACGCCGCACAGGCATCGGATGGCGACAACTGGGCTGATGACTCGCCGCTGTGCCGCGAACTGCTGACAACCCATATCTTGCCGGTCGTTCGTTACTACAGCTATATCGAGATCACCCGGCGTTCACATCAGACACTGTGGCGTGAATATGAAATATTACGGGAACAGTACGAGAATTTCGCTATGCAGCATATTCGTGATCAGGAAGATATCTACCCAGTCTTTCGCGAGCTTTTTCATAAACAAACGGCTAATGCGTAATCTCCGCACTATCCCAACATCAGCCAGCGCTTGCTGGCTGATATTTTTTTAATGATGGGACAATCCCTGAATCTGAATCATCGTCAGATTACCGGTAAATACTGCACCGGTATCAATGTAATAGAGATTCAGGAAACGTAAGGGACGAAGTACCGGCGTGTGTCCAAAGATAAACAGATCGGCGCCGTTAATCGAGGCGCCGACGCCTCTGGTGGCTTCACTGATACGGCTGCGATTCCACACGACTCGTTGAGCATCAATCGGCTTATCGAATGCATAGTCATGTCCGGGATAATCGGCATGTGCAATCACATAACGACGATCACCCGAATTCACTTCAATCACCAGCGGCAACCGCGCAGTTTCCTCCAACAAGATTTGCGCACGATGCATTGGCGTATCATTCAGTTGAAAAAACCAGCCGCCGCCGTTATTCAACCAATGATCGCGCGATGTCTCGTGTTTAGATCCAACAATCGCCATCTGCTCATGATTTCCCTGCACTGCCCGGAACCATTTCTGCGTTATCAATTCGAGACACTCCAGATTGTGTGTTCCCCTATCGATTAAATCACCAACGGAAATCATCAAATCCTGCTCCTTTTCAAACTGGCATGACGCCAGTTTGCTCGTAAATAGCGGATAACATCCGTGCAGATCACCTACGACATAAATATTGCGCCAGTCGGTGCCATCAATTCGCAGATAAAGGCTCATGCTTTCCCCCGTACCGGCTTCACTCGCCGTATCAGTCGATCACCGTGCACACTCCGTTGCGCTGACCTCTGATGTAAGTATTGCCCACCTTTTAATTAAAGGGCTTATTATTTCAAAAAATCACAACTGAATTTTCCCACAGTTAAAAACAAGTGACATTCAAAAAGATGTATTTAAAATGCAATATAAATATCACCACTCGGGATTGCACTATGGATCTAACAAAATTTAAGCATCAACATGAAATCATTCTGGATAACATCTCGGCACTACGTTCACTCAGTAAAATGGGCGTGACGATTCACGCCCATGAGATAGCGAAACTTATCGTCAGCATGAGCTCAACCATCAAACTGCATCTTTCGGCTGAGGATCGCGTTCTCTACCCGTTATTACAGCAGCATAGGGATTCGGAACTGAATAAAATGGGGAAGCGCTACCAGGAAGAAATGACCAAGATTGCCGCTGAATACGACGTGTTTTCCCGCCGCTGGAACACCGCCGCCAGCCTGACGGATCAGGATGATGCGTTTCGTCAGGACGCCAACCGGGTACTGCGCAATATCTACGAGCGCATGAGCCGGGAAGATCACGATTTCTATCCCACCATTGAATCGATCGAATAAACCGGCGGCACGATATGACCGGATAAATGGAATAACGCAGTGTGGTGCCGTATCCACACGGCACCAGAAAACACAGACGATCTAGAGATAGCGGAAATACGAAAGATCGTCGGATTCGATATCCGGTGTTTTCGCCGAAATAATATCCGCCAGCAATTGACCGGAACCACAAGACATCGTCCACCCTAATGTACCGTGGCCGGTATTGAGGTACAGATTTTGCAACGGCGACCGGCCCACCAACGGCGTACCATCCGGCGTCATCGGGCGTAACCCCGTCCAAAAAACCGCCTGTTCGATAGGGCCGCAGTGCGGATACAAATCGCGGACTACTTTCTCCAGCGTCTGACGCCGTTTGGGATTGAGTGAAAGATCAAATCCGGCGATTTCCGCCATCCCGCCGACACGAATGCGTCGGTCAAAGCGAGTGATGGCAACCTTGAATGTTTCATCCAGCACCGTCGATACCGGGGAGCCTGCCTCATCCTCCAATGGGATGGTTAATGAATATCCTTTTAATGGATAGACCAGGATAGAAAACCATGTCGCCAGCAACGCCGTAGAGTAAGAACCACAGGCGACGACATATGCATCGGCAACGATTTTTTCGCCATTGCAATACACCCCCGCGATACGATTCCCCTCAACGTCCAGACGCTGTACCTCCACACCAAAGCGAAAAGTGACGCCAGCATCCGCCGCCATCTGCGCCAACTGTCGGGTAAATAGCTGACAATCACCGGTTTCATCGTGCGGCAGCCGCAACCCTCCCGTCAGCTGATGGCGAACAGCGGCCAAAGCCGGTTCGACTGAGGAGAGTTCATCCGACTCCAACAGTTGATAGGGCACGCCGGCCTCTTTCAGCACAGCAATATCACGCTGTGCGTTTTCAAACTGCTGCGGAGTACGAAACAACTGCAACGTTCCCCCCTGACGGCCCTCATAGGCGATCCCTGTTTTATCTCGCAACTGTTGGAGACAATCACGGCTATATTCGGCCAAACGAACCATTCGCGCTTTGTTGATCTGGTAATGTGCATCATCGCAATTCAGCAACATTTGCCACATCCAACGCAACTGAGCCGTTGTGAAATCAGGACGAATAGCTAAAGGCGCATGCCGCTGAAATAGCCATTTAACCGCTTTTAATGGGATACCCGGCGCTGCCCATGGCGCAGAATAGCCGGGAGAAATCTGGCCTGCATTGGCCGCGCTGGTTTCCTGCGCCGGCTCTGCTTGCCGGTCAATTACCGTGACATTATGTCCCGACTGACTCAGGTACCAGGCAGTACTGACGCCAATCACCCCACTCCCTAATATCACCACGTTCATTATTACTGTTCTCCCATACTCTTCCGCCAAACCCGCGAAATATGCTGCATAAAGCCACTCATACCAAAATAAAAGACTACTTTAGCATTTGGCTATTAATTGTCATCCGTCGAGATATAGCTTTTATTTATTATGAGAGAACAATGCGGGCACGTAAGATGAAATGCTCAACCATGACGAAATGTTTCATCCAAGCTACCGATTTCACACCACTTTTCCCATATTGGGCTACGATTTAAATAGGCTGGCGCCAACATGATGGCGCTGGCGGTAATAGTGAGGTGCGCTGATGGCTATATCGATTGATGACCGGGTGACAAACCCACAACGTCTGAATGATGGACCAGACTGGACATTCGATCTACTGCAAATCTATCTGGATGAAATAGATCGGGTTGCCAAACTGTACCGGCTGAATACCTATCCTCATCAGATTGAAGTCATTACTTCCGAGCAAATGATGGACGCCTACTCCAGTATCGGGATGCCCATCAACTATGCTCACTGGTCCTTTGGGAAAAAGTTCATTGAAACCGAGCAACGTTATAAGCATGGACACCAAGGACTGGCTTATGAAATTGTAATTAATTCAAATCCTTGTATCGCCTACCTGATGGAAGAAAATACCATGCCGATGCAGGCGCTGGTTATGGCACATGCCTGTTACGGCCATAATTCCTTTTTCAGAGGCAACTATCTGTTCCGCAGTTGGACGGATGCCAGTTCCATCATTGATTATCTGTTATTCGCCAGACAATACATTGCACAGTGCGAAGAGCGTCACGGCGTAGATGAAGTAGAACGACTGCTCGACTCTTGCCATGCCTTGATGAACTACGGTGTAGACCGTTACAAACGCCCGCAGAAGATCTCGCTGGAAGAGGAAAAATTGCGCCAGAAAAGCCGCGAGGCCTATCTGCAAAGCCAGGTGAATGAACTGTGGCGGACTTTGCCGCGTAAAGAGCAGGAAAATACGCAGGAAAAATCACGCCGTTTCCCTCAGGAGCCGCAAGAAAACCTGCTTTATTTTATGGAAAAGAACGCACCGTTACTGGAACCATGGCAGCGGGAAATGCTGCGTATCGTGCGTAAAATCAGCCAATATTTCTATCCGCAAAAACAGACTCAAGTCATGAACGAAGGATGGGCAACCTTCTGGCACTACACTATCCTCAACCATCTGTATGATGAGGGGAAACTCTCCGATCGCTTCATGCTCGAATTTCTGCACAGCCACACCAATGTGGTATATCAACCACCGTATAACAGCCCTTATTACAGTGGCATCAATCCCTATGCGTTAGGCTTTGCCATGTTCCAGGATATCAAGCGGATTTGCCAGTATCCGACCGATGAAGATCGCTACTGGTTCCCAGATATTGCTGGCAAAGATTGGCTTGATACTCTGCACTTCGCCATGCAGAACTTCAAAGACGAAAGCTTTATCAGCCAGTTTCTATCACCTAAGGTCATGCGGGACTTCCGGCTGTTCACTGTGTTGGATGACGACCACAATAACTATCTGGAAATCGCGGCAATACATGATGAGAAGGGGTATCAGAAAATACGACAGGAACTCTCGGCTCAATATAATTTGAGTAATATCGAACCGAATATTCAGGTCTGGAATGTGGATTTACGCGGCAACCGTTCGCTGACGCTGCGCTATGTGCCGCAACAGCGTACCCCCTTGGATAAAAGCAGCAGCGAAGTCATGAAGCACGTACACCGGCTGTGGGGATTTGATGTCTATATGGAACAGGTTAATGAAGATGGCAGCATAGAACTGATAGATCGCTGCCCATCCCGCAGCAGCAATCCCTGATAGGAACGGGATATCACATAAAACGGGTAGCCAACTGGCTACCCGTTTTATTTAGCGACGGCCTTCCGCCAGATCTTTGGGAATGGCATTCTGCATTCCGTGCCAGATTGAACCACTCTCTTTACCATATTGGCGAATAGCATCAGGCACTTGTTCATAAAGTCCTTCCCGGCTCAGCGACTCAAGACGGCGATAGAACGACAAGGCCACTTTACGTGCATCCTGATTAGAAAAATAGTAACGTCCAACCCGGATATAAAGCCCTTTCAAGCCATTAATGATCAAACCGTAAATCGGATTGCCGGAGGCAAAGGCCAATCCACGGAAGATGTTGTAATCCAGTTCGGCATACGCATCGGACGTATCCTGAACAGATTCAGCTATCTTAAGTATTTCTGCCGATTTGGCAGGGTGAAGCCTAACGGCCGTGCGAATAAAAATACCGGCAATATTCGTGCGAACCGCCAGCAGATTATCTATCAGTTGAGGAACACTATCATGATCAAGCCGCGCCAGTGTCTCCAGAATATTGAGACCTGATGTTTCCCAAAAATTGTTGATTTTGGTTGGCTTACCATGCTGAATCGTCAACCAGCCATCACGGGAAAGGCGCTGTAGCACCTCACGTAACGTGGTACGGGTGACGCCAATCAACTCGGACAGTTCTCGTTCTGCCGGAAGAATGGAGCCAGGAGGAAAACGATTATTCCAGATACTTTCAATAATATACTCTTCCGCGAATCCCGCCGGACTTTGCGCCTTAATAACCATAAGTTTATATTCCGTAGCGATGTTTACCAATGAAAGTCAACATCATCATACCAAACGAACCCTACATGACATAGCATAGAAGAACCTTAGCGTCTCAATTCGACATAAAAACTGTGACTAAAGACAATTCCTTTCAGACATAATCGAATATACTGCGCGATTTGCTATAAATTCCTCTAAACACGCTTTAGATTGTTAAACAATATTAACGATAAGGAAAAAACACTACGATGTTGGACCTACCTGCTCACCGTATTATCCTCAAAAATTTCCTTGGCAATGCCCCCGACTGGTACAAGCTCGCCATACTCTCGTTCCTGATTATCAACCCTTTGATTTTTCTATTCGTAAGCCCACTTTTGGCAGGCTGGCTACTCGTCATTGAGTTCATATTTACTCTTGGCATGGCACTGAAATGCTACCCCCTGCAACCGGGTGGATTACTCGCCCTGGAGGCTATTTTCTCTGGCATGACCGCCCCAGATCAAGTATGGCGTGAAATCACAAATAATATTGAAGTGTTATTATTGCTGGTATTCATGGTGGCAGGCATTTATTTCATGAAACAGCTCTTACTGTTCGCCTTTACCCGCCTACTCCTGAATATCCACTCAAAAGTCAGATTATCTTTGGCTTTTTGTCTCGCCGCTGCATTTCTTTCAGCATTTCTTGATGCCTTAACAGTCATCGCTGTAATTATCAGCGTTGCCGTCGGCTTTTATGAAATCTATCACCGTTATGCCTCGGCCCAAGGCGAACATGTCGATATCAGTGACGATAGCGCAATGCGAAGCGAGGAACATCGTAAAGCACTGGAACAATTCCGCGGATTCCTACGTAGTCTGCTAATGCATGCGGGCGTCGGTACTGCATTGGGAGGGGTGATGACCATGGTTGGCGAGCCGCAAAATCTGATCATCGCCAAAAGTGCTGGTTGGGATTTCATCAATTTTTTCCTTCGCATGAGCGCCGTTACCGTACCGGTTCTGATATCCGGAATAATTATTTGCATTATTGTCGAGCGCTATAAGTGGTTCGGTTACGGTATCACTCTGCCAGCAGCGGTGCGCAACGTTCTGGAAGAGTATGACCATTCTGTGACGGTCAAACGCAGCCGACAGGAGAGAGCCAAACTGGTCGTTCAGGCGATTGTCGGCTTATGGCTTATCATTGCGTTGGCGTTCCATCTGGCGGAAGTCGGGCTGATCGGATTGTCGGTCATCATTCTTACGACATCATTCTGCGGCATTACTGATGAACACGCTCTCGGTAAATCTTTTCAGGAAGCGCTGCCATTTACTGCCCTATTGACCGTTTTTTTCACCGTAGTCGCCGTGATTATTGATCAACACCTGTTTACTCCCATCATTGAGTTTGTATTACAAGCATCTGAACACTCTCAACTGGGAATGTTCTATTTGTTTACCGGGCTGCTATCTTCTATTTCGGATAACGTTTTCGTCGGTTCCGTCTACATTAATGAAGCACGCAATGCTTATGTATCCGGCAACATCAGTTTGCAACAGTATGAACTGTTGGCCGTGGCCATCAACACCGGAACCAATCTCCCCTCAGTCGCCACCCCTAATGGGCAAGCGGCATTTCTGTTTCTGCTGACATCAGCCGTTGCCCCCCTGATTCGTCTCTCATACGGCCGGATGGTCTGGATGGCGTTACCTTATACCCTGGCCATGACACTCGTGGGACTACTCTGCGTCGAACTGACGCTGGTACCATCCACTGAATATTTACAATCCATACAGTGGTTGCAATTACCGGAGATTACACACGCTGCCGGGCATTAATCGTTACAATTCGTGTATAGTAAGGGCGAAATTGGTCCACCCTCTGGCGTTTACGCACAGAAAGCGTTAAAAACACAGATATTTTGTTGGCACAGCAACCTCTCTTACGTAGCGGAGTGCACTGAAGAGAGAATAAATGAGGGCGGTGACGACGGTAATTACCGCCCATACTATCATTTTTGGCAGGGACTTATTTTATGTTGCGATATTTGAACCGTTGCTCCCGTGGGCGGGGCGCCTGGCTCCTACTGGCTTTCACGGCGTTGGCTTTTGAGTTGATTGCGCTCTACTTTCAGTACGGCATGTTGCTCAAACCTTGCGTGTTATGCATCTACCAGCGTACAGCCATCCTGGGCATCATGGGCGCTGGGGTTGTCGGCGCAATCGCACCAGGTACTATTCTGCGTTATCCTGCTATCGCATTATGGCTCTACAGCGCCTACGAAGGGCTGGATCTGGCAATAAAACATACCAACATCCAATTGCATCCTTCCCCGTTTGTTACCTGCGATTTCTTTGTCAGCTTCCCATCCTGGTTGCCGCTGGATAAATGGATCCCCGCTATTTTTACCGCAACCGGTGATTGCTCCGAACGTCAGTGGAATTTCCTTAACCTGGAAATGCCACAATGGATGATCGTGATCTTTGGCGTCTATCTGCTGATAGGCTTACTGGTTCTGTTCGCTCAACCTTTTCGCCCCAAACGTCGCGACCTGTTCAGCCGCTAATGATCGTTTATCCGGGCCGAATCAGGCCCGGTTGCCATAACGGCACAATATTTCCATTATTCCAACAACATACACACGTTTTTCTTCCTCTCCCCGTGGTTCCTTATTACACCCTAGAACAACCCCTAACAACATGAAAGGCACCCCACTGCTGCAACTCACACCCAACGGCCGATAGCGGGAAGGACTCAGCATCGAACCCTTTGACCCGGACGCCGCCGCCAACTGGATTAAGCATTATCCCGGCGGGCTTAAGTTTGCCGAGTAATCACACCTCACCCCCAGCCCGCGCCGGTTTTTTTGTTTTAACGCGGGGGTGTCGGGGCATGGCCCTGACCGGGTGGTTTTGTCATTCCGTCTGCATGACGGTAATGACAAAACATTTCCTGTCCGGGTGTTGAAGCTTTTTATGGCAACTGCCATCGATCACGCTCAAGGGCCGCTGGCTGGAAGACTTCGGCTTTAACACCAGACAGCCGGCGATTGTCATCATAGAGAGCGCTAACTTTGCGGGCTGTCCGGCAACGCACTGAACAGACTGTCGATATCACGCGCACCGTGCAGCACACGCTCTATCCGCACCGCCGTTTCCGTTGTGCCGTACAGGATAAGATAACGCCCGTAGCTGCAACTTCTGATGCTGCGCCCCAGTTCCGGGCGTTCACGGTACAGCCAGGAATTTTCGCCTATCAGGATGCACTGCTGGTACAGGCTTTCCACGAAGCTCACCGCCCGTACCGGATTATCCTGCGCGATATAGTCGCCTATCGCCTCGATATCCTGCTCGGCCAGCGGCGATATGCTCACGTTCATTCCGGCTGCTCACCTTCCGCCATTCGGCGGTATTTCTCCGACAGACGACCGAACACCGCCTGTGCCTCCTTGCCCG from Musicola paradisiaca NCPPB 2511 carries:
- the fadR gene encoding fatty acid metabolism transcriptional regulator FadR → MVIKAQSPAGFAEEYIIESIWNNRFPPGSILPAERELSELIGVTRTTLREVLQRLSRDGWLTIQHGKPTKINNFWETSGLNILETLARLDHDSVPQLIDNLLAVRTNIAGIFIRTAVRLHPAKSAEILKIAESVQDTSDAYAELDYNIFRGLAFASGNPIYGLIINGLKGLYIRVGRYYFSNQDARKVALSFYRRLESLSREGLYEQVPDAIRQYGKESGSIWHGMQNAIPKDLAEGRR
- the dsbB gene encoding disulfide bond formation protein DsbB, giving the protein MLRYLNRCSRGRGAWLLLAFTALAFELIALYFQYGMLLKPCVLCIYQRTAILGIMGAGVVGAIAPGTILRYPAIALWLYSAYEGLDLAIKHTNIQLHPSPFVTCDFFVSFPSWLPLDKWIPAIFTATGDCSERQWNFLNLEMPQWMIVIFGVYLLIGLLVLFAQPFRPKRRDLFSR
- a CDS encoding type II toxin-antitoxin system RelE/ParE family toxin gives rise to the protein MNVSISPLAEQDIEAIGDYIAQDNPVRAVSFVESLYQQCILIGENSWLYRERPELGRSIRSCSYGRYLILYGTTETAVRIERVLHGARDIDSLFSALPDSPQS
- the nhaB gene encoding sodium/proton antiporter NhaB; this encodes MLDLPAHRIILKNFLGNAPDWYKLAILSFLIINPLIFLFVSPLLAGWLLVIEFIFTLGMALKCYPLQPGGLLALEAIFSGMTAPDQVWREITNNIEVLLLLVFMVAGIYFMKQLLLFAFTRLLLNIHSKVRLSLAFCLAAAFLSAFLDALTVIAVIISVAVGFYEIYHRYASAQGEHVDISDDSAMRSEEHRKALEQFRGFLRSLLMHAGVGTALGGVMTMVGEPQNLIIAKSAGWDFINFFLRMSAVTVPVLISGIIICIIVERYKWFGYGITLPAAVRNVLEEYDHSVTVKRSRQERAKLVVQAIVGLWLIIALAFHLAEVGLIGLSVIILTTSFCGITDEHALGKSFQEALPFTALLTVFFTVVAVIIDQHLFTPIIEFVLQASEHSQLGMFYLFTGLLSSISDNVFVGSVYINEARNAYVSGNISLQQYELLAVAINTGTNLPSVATPNGQAAFLFLLTSAVAPLIRLSYGRMVWMALPYTLAMTLVGLLCVELTLVPSTEYLQSIQWLQLPEITHAAGH